The following are from one region of the Pseudodesulfovibrio piezophilus C1TLV30 genome:
- a CDS encoding nucleotide pyrophosphohydrolase, which yields MMDSLKELIERHRRFVEERNWQKHQSPKNLVMALTGEVGELNELFQWLTVEESWQVEDDAKHAVAEELSDILIYLTRIADELGIDLIAAAHEKCERNDLKYPREAFLGNYCRPHEYKNRKK from the coding sequence ATGATGGACTCATTGAAAGAACTGATCGAACGCCATAGGCGGTTTGTGGAAGAACGAAACTGGCAGAAACATCAGTCACCCAAAAATCTGGTCATGGCATTGACCGGCGAGGTGGGAGAACTGAACGAACTGTTTCAATGGCTGACTGTTGAAGAAAGCTGGCAGGTTGAGGATGATGCCAAACACGCAGTGGCAGAAGAGTTGTCCGATATCCTCATCTATCTGACACGTATCGCCGATGAACTCGGCATAGACCTTATTGCAGCCGCTCACGAAAAATGCGAGAGGAACGATCTCAAGTATCCTCGGGAAGCGTTTCTGGGCAATTATTGTCGTCCCCACGAATACAAGAATCGAAAGAAATAG
- the dnaE gene encoding DNA polymerase III subunit alpha — MAEFVHLHVHTEYSLLDGAIRIKDLLSRSKDLGMPAVAITDHGSMFGAVTFYMAALEMGIKPIIGCEVYVAPGDVDEEGAHLKKEKGGGFHLVLLAKNQLGYKNLIKLVSKGYLEGFYYKPRISKYLLSQHSEGLIALSACLAGEIPRKLMNEGLDAGVAMAQEYASIFPGNFYLELQDNGIGDQVRLNELLIKCAEKTNLPLVATNDCHYLTAEDYEAHDTLLCIQTQTTVDAEKRFRMDTKELYFKTPEEMEQAFAHVPEAISNTQLIAEQCNVEIELGNYYFPEYELSEGVSNLDEEFEKLCREGLRKRLEIITYEVDEDVYWKRLDYELGVIKEMGFPAYFLIVQDFINWAKNNRIPVGPGRGSAAGSIVAWSLKITNIDPLPYDLLFERFLNVERVSMPDIDVDFCERRRLEVVKYCAEKYGHDRVAQITTFGTMKSKAVIKDVGRALGMTFGETDRIAKLIPDDPGVMAKLLGVEKAKINVPNAVKAVVELDDMVATDRTVAKLIDISTRLEGLCRHASTHAAGVVISDRPMTEYLPLYKGKKGEIVTQFDMKKVEKVGLIKFDFLGLRTMTVIEDCLDIIREQGKEAPDLDTLHLDDPDTFAIFAKGDTDGIFQVESSGMRKYLRMLRPDCFEDIVAMLALYRPGPLGMIGAHGVSMVDEFIMRKHGDIEVTYPHESLEDTLKPTYGVMVYQEQVMATAMTVANYSLGEGDLLRRAMGKKIAEEMAKQRSRFLEGSRENKIDDKIANEIFDTMEKFAAYGFNKSHSAAYALISYHTAYLKAHFPVEFMAALMSTEMNNTEKIIMYINACRDMEITVKQPNINAGQARFSVLDGDILFAMAAIKNVGEEAINEIVAERNEGGPFKDIFDFCERVNLRRVTKRVLESLIKAGALDCFSCSRAALLEDLEKAVARGQKKAKEKDSGMLNMLDMLGGGTNGQPDPGTPTCSLCEEFDDREKLKLEKEVLGFFLSGHPLLAYRPELVRLRTKTLDECKTIPNGSEVRVAVIVPDYKQILTRKGDPMAFCIGEDLTTSGEITMLPNVWEEAKEKVDADRPLFIQGKIDLREEPGQEEAPKTAKILAEKVLFLADAVQGSEHPVSLWIGERNAHDEHLEGLKSILARYPGKTVVNLGIITKESVINLKLGTAWQVYPSREFWKDVETWQNGDAKRYLAEQDEPA; from the coding sequence GTGGCCGAATTCGTCCATTTACACGTTCATACAGAATACAGTCTGCTCGACGGAGCCATCCGCATCAAGGACCTGCTCTCCAGGTCCAAGGACTTGGGCATGCCCGCTGTCGCCATCACGGACCATGGGTCCATGTTCGGAGCAGTCACCTTTTACATGGCAGCCCTTGAGATGGGTATCAAACCGATCATCGGGTGCGAAGTCTATGTGGCTCCCGGTGATGTTGACGAGGAAGGCGCGCACCTAAAAAAAGAAAAGGGAGGCGGCTTCCACCTTGTCCTGCTGGCAAAAAACCAACTTGGGTACAAGAACCTCATCAAGCTCGTCTCCAAAGGATACCTTGAAGGATTCTACTACAAACCCCGCATCAGCAAGTATTTGCTGAGCCAGCATTCCGAGGGGTTGATAGCCCTGTCCGCCTGCCTGGCCGGAGAAATACCCCGCAAACTCATGAACGAGGGACTGGATGCCGGTGTGGCAATGGCGCAGGAATATGCCTCCATCTTTCCGGGGAATTTTTACCTTGAACTTCAGGACAATGGTATCGGTGATCAAGTCCGGCTTAATGAGTTGCTCATAAAATGCGCCGAAAAGACAAATCTCCCGCTGGTGGCGACCAACGACTGCCATTACCTGACTGCAGAAGACTACGAAGCCCACGACACGTTGCTCTGTATCCAGACTCAAACCACTGTGGATGCTGAAAAACGTTTCAGGATGGACACCAAGGAGCTGTATTTCAAAACCCCGGAGGAAATGGAACAGGCGTTTGCCCATGTGCCCGAGGCCATTTCCAACACGCAGTTGATAGCCGAGCAGTGCAACGTCGAAATCGAACTGGGCAATTACTATTTCCCGGAATACGAACTCTCTGAAGGCGTGTCTAACCTGGATGAGGAATTTGAAAAGCTCTGCCGGGAAGGACTCAGAAAACGCCTGGAGATCATCACCTACGAAGTGGATGAGGATGTCTATTGGAAACGCCTTGATTATGAACTCGGCGTCATCAAGGAGATGGGATTCCCCGCATACTTCCTGATTGTTCAGGACTTTATCAACTGGGCCAAGAATAACAGGATTCCTGTCGGGCCTGGGCGTGGATCGGCAGCCGGTTCCATCGTGGCATGGTCTCTCAAAATCACCAATATCGACCCGCTTCCATATGATCTACTTTTCGAGCGCTTCCTGAATGTCGAGCGTGTATCCATGCCGGATATCGATGTCGATTTCTGTGAACGCCGCCGCCTTGAAGTCGTCAAATATTGCGCCGAAAAATACGGCCATGACCGAGTGGCACAGATCACGACCTTCGGTACCATGAAAAGCAAGGCCGTCATCAAGGATGTGGGCCGAGCTTTGGGCATGACCTTTGGCGAGACCGACCGCATTGCCAAGCTCATTCCTGACGACCCAGGTGTCATGGCCAAACTCCTTGGTGTGGAAAAGGCGAAAATCAACGTTCCCAATGCTGTCAAAGCCGTGGTTGAACTTGATGATATGGTGGCCACGGATCGAACAGTCGCCAAACTCATCGATATATCCACTCGACTGGAAGGTCTCTGCCGCCACGCATCCACTCATGCGGCGGGAGTTGTCATTTCTGACAGGCCCATGACCGAATACCTCCCACTGTACAAAGGGAAGAAGGGTGAAATAGTCACCCAGTTCGACATGAAAAAGGTCGAAAAAGTCGGCCTTATCAAATTCGATTTTCTGGGTCTGCGTACCATGACCGTCATCGAGGACTGCCTGGATATCATCCGGGAACAGGGCAAGGAAGCCCCGGACCTCGACACCCTCCACCTTGATGACCCGGATACTTTCGCGATTTTTGCCAAAGGTGACACTGACGGTATCTTTCAGGTCGAATCATCAGGCATGCGCAAATATCTCCGCATGCTCCGCCCTGACTGCTTTGAAGATATCGTCGCCATGCTTGCACTCTACAGACCCGGACCTCTTGGCATGATCGGTGCCCACGGAGTCAGCATGGTCGATGAATTCATCATGCGAAAACATGGGGATATCGAAGTCACATACCCGCATGAATCCCTGGAGGATACGCTCAAGCCGACCTACGGCGTCATGGTCTACCAGGAACAGGTCATGGCCACAGCCATGACCGTTGCCAACTACTCTCTGGGTGAAGGTGATCTCCTGCGACGGGCCATGGGGAAAAAGATTGCCGAAGAAATGGCCAAACAACGATCACGATTCCTCGAAGGCTCTCGCGAAAATAAAATCGACGACAAAATCGCCAACGAGATTTTCGACACCATGGAGAAATTCGCGGCTTACGGCTTCAACAAGTCACACTCGGCCGCCTATGCTCTCATTTCGTATCATACCGCCTATCTCAAGGCCCACTTTCCAGTTGAATTCATGGCCGCGCTGATGAGCACGGAAATGAACAATACTGAAAAGATTATCATGTATATCAACGCATGCCGCGACATGGAAATCACGGTCAAACAGCCTAACATCAATGCGGGCCAGGCCCGTTTTTCGGTGCTCGACGGCGATATACTCTTTGCTATGGCAGCCATCAAGAATGTCGGAGAAGAGGCCATTAACGAAATCGTGGCGGAGCGTAATGAAGGCGGACCGTTCAAGGATATCTTTGATTTTTGCGAGCGTGTGAATCTGCGCCGCGTTACCAAACGGGTTCTGGAATCCCTGATCAAGGCGGGAGCACTGGATTGCTTCAGTTGCTCACGCGCCGCCCTACTTGAGGATTTGGAAAAAGCCGTGGCCCGTGGTCAGAAAAAGGCCAAGGAAAAAGATTCCGGCATGCTGAATATGCTCGACATGCTGGGTGGGGGAACCAATGGGCAACCGGATCCGGGCACACCAACCTGTTCCCTGTGTGAAGAGTTTGACGACCGTGAAAAACTCAAACTTGAAAAAGAAGTGCTTGGTTTCTTCCTTTCCGGACATCCGCTCCTCGCATATCGGCCGGAGCTGGTTCGCCTCCGTACCAAGACTCTGGACGAGTGCAAAACCATCCCCAACGGCAGTGAGGTGCGCGTGGCTGTCATCGTCCCTGACTACAAACAGATTTTGACTCGAAAAGGTGATCCCATGGCCTTCTGCATCGGTGAGGATCTGACGACATCGGGTGAAATCACCATGCTTCCCAACGTCTGGGAAGAAGCCAAGGAAAAGGTGGATGCAGACCGTCCTCTTTTCATCCAAGGGAAAATCGATCTCCGGGAGGAACCAGGGCAGGAAGAAGCGCCGAAGACCGCGAAAATTCTCGCGGAAAAAGTGCTCTTTCTTGCTGACGCCGTCCAGGGTTCGGAACACCCGGTCTCGCTCTGGATCGGCGAAAGGAATGCTCACGATGAGCATCTGGAAGGCCTCAAGAGCATCCTTGCTCGCTATCCGGGCAAGACCGTGGTCAACTTGGGGATCATCACCAAAGAGTCCGTGATCAATCTCAAACTTGGCACAGCCTGGCAGGTATATCCAAGCCGTGAATTCTGGAAGGACGTTGAAACATGGCAAAACGGGGATGCGAAACGGTATCTTGCAGAGCAGGACGAGCCAGCATAA
- a CDS encoding EAL domain-containing protein → MSDQPALQVDEHSVQEIVDSKNVHTFFQPVVSVVTKAIVGFEAFSRGGSDTLCVIDPKMLFHDQLSPRLKVNVDRLCREKALMQFKPIHSNHKNLLVYVNINPDILAHVGEGSKVLMHQVASLDITLENIVLECPACKAHSPGLQEYADMYRDFGFKLCLDNCHIDDTFGSVMANLKPDFIKVGQSFYAENQRQDHSSRALDGVLSAAEGIGAAVIAQGVESEEDSLRLLAAGVHLQQGYYYTKDESDTTGDPAQMFFKKILDTHDKFKKVKRRILKQKKARYKAAFKVVSSICSKLSNTSEAGFEGMCRKMLHASDDVISLFILNDDGDQITSRHHVESRATGICSASILGSHKGADHSIQDYVLYLDMGYDKFVTQPFRSPYTGENACIISKPVFNKEGDRYLICIEMPHPG, encoded by the coding sequence ATGTCCGATCAGCCAGCTCTTCAGGTCGACGAACACTCTGTACAGGAGATCGTCGACTCGAAAAATGTCCACACCTTTTTCCAGCCCGTCGTTTCTGTCGTGACCAAAGCCATTGTTGGGTTTGAAGCGTTCTCTCGTGGGGGGAGTGATACTCTCTGTGTCATTGACCCCAAGATGCTTTTTCATGACCAGCTTAGTCCCAGGCTCAAGGTGAACGTGGATCGCCTTTGCCGTGAAAAGGCGCTGATGCAATTCAAACCGATTCATTCCAATCATAAAAATTTGTTGGTATACGTCAATATTAACCCGGATATCTTGGCCCATGTGGGTGAAGGCTCGAAAGTCCTCATGCACCAGGTAGCGAGTTTGGATATTACGCTGGAAAATATTGTCCTCGAATGCCCTGCATGCAAAGCTCATTCTCCAGGGTTGCAAGAGTATGCAGATATGTATCGGGATTTTGGATTCAAATTATGTTTGGATAACTGCCATATAGATGACACTTTTGGTTCCGTGATGGCAAATTTGAAGCCGGACTTCATAAAAGTAGGGCAGTCCTTTTACGCGGAAAATCAACGTCAGGACCATTCTTCGCGAGCGTTGGACGGAGTTCTCTCCGCAGCCGAAGGAATCGGAGCTGCCGTCATTGCTCAAGGCGTCGAGTCTGAAGAGGACTCGCTCAGACTGCTGGCCGCCGGGGTTCATTTGCAGCAGGGGTATTATTATACCAAGGATGAGAGCGATACCACTGGCGATCCAGCTCAGATGTTTTTCAAGAAAATTCTTGATACCCATGACAAGTTCAAAAAGGTCAAACGTCGGATTCTCAAGCAGAAAAAAGCGCGTTACAAAGCTGCATTCAAGGTTGTCTCTTCCATTTGTTCCAAGCTTTCCAATACGTCCGAGGCCGGATTCGAGGGAATGTGCCGAAAGATGTTGCATGCTTCGGATGATGTCATCTCTCTGTTTATCCTCAATGACGACGGGGATCAGATCACCAGCCGCCATCATGTGGAGAGTCGGGCTACGGGCATCTGCTCCGCTTCAATTCTTGGTTCTCACAAAGGCGCGGACCATTCAATTCAGGATTATGTCCTGTATCTCGATATGGGATATGACAAGTTCGTGACCCAGCCTTTTCGTTCTCCCTACACCGGGGAAAATGCATGTATCATCAGCAAGCCGGTTTTCAACAAGGAAGGAGATCGTTACCTTATCTGCATCGAGATGCCCCACCCTGGTTGA
- the queD gene encoding 6-carboxytetrahydropterin synthase QueD, which yields MPGKWKLTITQDFSASHQLRNYGGKCENMHGHNFGVEVVVEGDKLDKKVHYLVDFKEIKQCTKDILERLDHKHLNDVECFTEINPSSENIAMFIYKEMKDALPKQVRLSEVSVSEKDSSKATYWEE from the coding sequence ATGCCAGGCAAATGGAAATTGACCATCACACAAGATTTCTCCGCATCCCACCAACTGCGCAATTATGGTGGCAAATGCGAGAATATGCACGGTCACAACTTTGGTGTCGAAGTGGTGGTCGAAGGCGATAAACTGGATAAAAAAGTGCATTATCTTGTTGATTTTAAAGAGATCAAACAATGCACTAAGGACATTCTGGAACGCCTTGATCATAAGCATCTCAATGATGTTGAATGTTTCACAGAGATCAATCCGTCCTCCGAAAATATCGCCATGTTCATATATAAGGAAATGAAAGACGCCCTGCCGAAGCAGGTCCGTCTGTCCGAAGTTTCAGTTTCCGAAAAGGACTCTTCCAAGGCTACCTACTGGGAGGAATGA
- the dtd gene encoding D-aminoacyl-tRNA deacylase has translation MRLLIQRVTNATVTVDSERLGEISTGILALVGFGLEDTRDLPSSPVWKKMLDKVFHLRIFPDDEGRMNKSLVDITGDLMIISQFTLYADCKKGRRPSFTNACPPDVASFLFDTLLEDAHCQAPGHVATGRFGAMMELDFTNWGPVTIMLDSTTI, from the coding sequence ATGCGTCTTCTCATTCAGAGAGTGACCAATGCAACGGTCACAGTCGATTCGGAGAGACTGGGGGAAATTTCCACCGGAATCCTTGCCCTTGTCGGATTCGGCTTGGAAGACACACGAGATTTGCCCTCTTCACCTGTCTGGAAAAAAATGCTGGATAAGGTGTTCCATTTGAGAATTTTTCCCGATGATGAGGGGAGAATGAACAAATCCCTCGTTGATATCACAGGCGATCTCATGATCATTTCCCAATTCACCCTTTATGCAGACTGCAAGAAAGGCCGCCGCCCCTCCTTTACCAACGCCTGTCCACCGGATGTGGCCTCGTTTCTTTTTGACACTTTGCTGGAAGACGCACACTGCCAAGCGCCCGGTCATGTGGCGACAGGCCGGTTCGGAGCCATGATGGAGCTTGACTTCACCAACTGGGGACCGGTGACAATTATGCTCGATTCCACAACAATCTAA
- a CDS encoding SLC13 family permease, whose protein sequence is MNISGDIWTYIWHRLPLVLLFAGGYLVYQLMTVTRLTDRFVYRAIQKSRGRTSILLFYLIASIAVLSSFIPNTIAVLTLLPVLRRLDREYAAKGGVGMTTVLMCSTLYGAAIGGMGSMIGSPANAVLFGALDLFRIAGREQITFLNWFVWSVPLVALFVLIAWCVVTRLGLTAEGRLVRIAVDELETQGEVSARQRFGLKLFWFFMIFWVGEAVAKQVIPNFSLVSPLVCLGFSAVFLFLLFGIAVPDGQDNPGPLLVPWDMVKSIPRRGVLFLFFLALLIAVVHWLDLDARVVGAVSVLFQGESSSLLLGFFMILSVIFLTEILSNTVVVAAFFTIVPALALSHGIEPLMLMMGVSLASTCAFMTPIATPTNALAFGEMRGVSLRKMVFLGAVLNVLGALLITTWFSWVIPLVY, encoded by the coding sequence GTGAATATTTCCGGAGATATCTGGACATATATATGGCATCGGTTGCCGCTTGTTCTTCTTTTTGCTGGCGGTTATTTGGTCTACCAACTCATGACGGTGACACGTCTCACCGATCGTTTCGTGTACCGTGCGATACAAAAAAGTCGAGGCAGAACTTCGATACTCCTTTTCTATCTTATTGCCAGCATCGCAGTCCTTTCTTCCTTTATTCCGAACACGATAGCTGTTTTGACCTTGTTGCCGGTTCTCCGGCGCCTGGACAGGGAATACGCGGCCAAAGGGGGAGTCGGGATGACGACAGTGCTCATGTGTTCGACTCTGTACGGAGCGGCTATTGGCGGTATGGGGTCCATGATCGGCTCTCCTGCAAATGCAGTGCTGTTCGGTGCTCTTGATTTGTTCCGGATTGCCGGGAGAGAACAGATAACGTTCCTCAACTGGTTTGTGTGGTCTGTGCCGTTGGTTGCCCTGTTTGTCTTGATAGCCTGGTGCGTTGTCACAAGATTGGGATTGACTGCCGAGGGCCGACTGGTTCGTATTGCCGTCGACGAGCTTGAAACCCAGGGGGAAGTCTCGGCCAGACAGCGATTCGGATTGAAGTTGTTCTGGTTTTTCATGATTTTTTGGGTAGGGGAGGCTGTTGCGAAGCAGGTCATACCGAACTTCTCGCTGGTTTCACCTCTGGTCTGTCTTGGCTTTTCCGCAGTCTTTCTCTTTCTGCTTTTTGGCATTGCCGTTCCTGATGGACAAGACAACCCTGGGCCATTGCTTGTCCCGTGGGATATGGTCAAAAGTATTCCGCGCCGTGGTGTTCTCTTTTTATTTTTTCTGGCTCTTTTGATAGCAGTGGTTCATTGGCTTGATTTGGATGCGCGGGTCGTTGGTGCTGTCTCGGTGCTGTTTCAAGGGGAGAGCTCTTCGTTGCTGCTTGGTTTTTTCATGATTCTTTCCGTCATCTTTCTGACCGAGATTCTTTCGAATACGGTTGTGGTCGCCGCTTTTTTTACCATTGTCCCAGCTCTCGCCCTGAGTCATGGTATCGAGCCTCTCATGTTGATGATGGGAGTGAGTCTGGCCTCGACCTGTGCCTTCATGACTCCCATAGCGACACCGACCAATGCCTTGGCATTTGGAGAAATGCGGGGCGTCTCCCTGAGAAAGATGGTGTTTCTCGGCGCAGTGCTCAATGTGCTCGGAGCCTTACTGATCACGACCTGGTTTTCCTGGGTCATTCCACTCGTCTATTGA